DNA sequence from the Vicia villosa cultivar HV-30 ecotype Madison, WI linkage group LG3, Vvil1.0, whole genome shotgun sequence genome:
AGAACAACGATAGATCGAGGTCGTGAAGAAGGGCATAATCGATTGTTCAATGACTACTTCTCGGAAAATCCAGTATACACAGATGTTCAATTCCGAAGAAGGTTCAGAATGCATAGGCATGTATTTCTTCGAATTGTAGATGCCCTTGGAAATCATGATGAATATTTCCAAATGAGGGTCGATGCAACTGGTAAAATGGGTCTTTCACCATTGCATAAATGTACATCTGCTATTTGTATGTTGGCGTATGGGTCTGCTGCTGACATTGTAGACGAGTATGTTCGAATCGGTGAAAGCACTTCAATTGAGTGCTTACAAAGATTCGTTCAGGGAGTGAATGCTGTATTTGGGGCTGAGTATTTGAGAAAGCCTAACAACACTGATGTTGAACATCTTTTACAAATGGGAGAGTCACGTGGCTTTCCAGGTATGTTGGGTTCTATTGATTGTATGCATTGGGAATGGAAAAATTGTCCTGTTGCATGGAAAGGACAATTTTGTCGAGGTGATCATGGTAAGCCCACAATCATGCTTGAAGCAGTGGCATCACAAGACTTATGGATTTGGCATGCTTTTTTTGGTATTGCAGGTTCAAACAATGACATTAATGTGTTAAACCAATCTAATGTGTTTAACGATATTTTGGAAGGACACGCTCCCAATGTGCAATATACAATCAATGGGACACCATATAATATGGGGTATTATTTAGCAGATGGTATATATCCTGAGTGGGCTACATTTGTCAAAACCATTTCAATGCCACagggagaaaagaaaaagttatttGCTCAACATCAAGAATCAGCTAGAAAAGATGTGGAGCGGGCATTTGGAGTGCTTCAATCTCGATTTGCAATTATACGTCGCCCAGCACGTGCTTGGCACATGGACACCCTCAAGCATACCATATATGCATGCATCATATTGCACAACATGATTGTTGAAGACGAACGACATACATATGGAGGTAATTTTGATTACTCTTATGATAATGTGGATGACAACAACTCAACAACCGAAACATTTAGCGGTCCTCATCCGAATCTTGCAACAAGACTACAAAGAAGAGCAAGTATTCGAGAAAAACAAGTTCATCGTCAACTTCAAGGAAATTTAGTCGAGTATATTTGGGATCGTTTTGGACATGTAGATGATGaagtttaagtttaatttattatgtgatgttatttatttttattgtttttaattatatgtcatgtatttgagattaatattaattatcattttaaattataagttcaatttgaattttatttattttatatcaattttaatttaaataatttaaattattattttaattactataaaatttaatatgaataaaatattaataactaaAGTAAAATTGTGGGACCCAATATGGGTTCTTcagagttgcaccattggagataaaATTTAGTTGAGTTGCTTCAAGCTGACGTGGCTTAATAAGTCCCACAAGGAACCAAAAAATAGGTTCACGGTTGGAGATGCTCTTAGCAGCAAAATTCACAATGTCTATCATAATGCATTAAAGTGAAACACATGCAATATTGTAATTTAATTTTAACGCACTGTACTCTAACACAGTGcagaaaaatttttttttttttttatgatgataTGCAAAAACAATTCGATTTCcgtattattttttaaacaaaaatgcaAAACAAAATGGATATGTCATAAATACAACCGAttgatattaaattattttaacaaaGTCATAACATCCGTAACTATTAATTCAA
Encoded proteins:
- the LOC131658626 gene encoding uncharacterized protein LOC131658626 gives rise to the protein MGLSPLHKCTSAICMLAYGSAADIVDEYVRIGESTSIECLQRFVQGVNAVFGAEYLRKPNNTDVEHLLQMGESRGFPGMLGSIDCMHWEWKNCPVAWKGQFCRGDHGKPTIMLEAVASQDLWIWHAFFGIAGSNNDINVLNQSNVFNDILEGHAPNVQYTINGTPYNMGYYLADGIYPEWATFVKTISMPQGEKKKLFAQHQESARKDVERAFGVLQSRFAIIRRPARAWHMDTLKHTIYACIILHNMIVEDERHTYGGNFDYSYDNVDDNNSTTETFSGPHPNLATRLQRRASIREKQVHRQLQGNLVEYIWDRFGHVDDEV